A single window of Streptomyces aquilus DNA harbors:
- a CDS encoding TetR/AcrR family transcriptional regulator, with protein sequence MTSLAEAGGTLRPTAPARGRPRSEAVERAIVEGVMKLLEDGVPLAELSIERIARTAGVGKAAIYRRWSGKEELFVDVVRTAEPPDPPLPGTSMRDDIVVLLESLRQRGLVTRTSAILHNVYAQMKQSPKIWAAYHDAVVAPRRRVGLDVLRRGRDNGELRADLDLELVNDLFVGPMLVRAIMRPDADLPEGLSEQIVDTVLEGLRPVSSPSVSSPTP encoded by the coding sequence GTGACCAGCCTCGCCGAAGCCGGAGGCACCCTCCGCCCCACCGCCCCCGCCCGCGGGCGCCCCCGCAGCGAAGCCGTCGAGCGGGCCATCGTCGAAGGGGTGATGAAGCTGCTGGAGGACGGCGTCCCGCTCGCGGAGCTGTCCATCGAGCGGATCGCCCGTACCGCCGGCGTCGGCAAGGCCGCCATCTACCGGCGGTGGAGCGGCAAGGAGGAGCTCTTCGTCGACGTCGTCCGGACCGCCGAGCCGCCGGACCCGCCGCTGCCCGGCACCTCCATGCGCGACGACATCGTCGTCCTGCTGGAGTCGTTGCGGCAGCGCGGGCTGGTCACCCGGACCTCGGCGATCCTGCACAACGTCTACGCCCAGATGAAGCAGAGCCCGAAGATCTGGGCCGCCTACCACGACGCCGTGGTCGCCCCCCGGCGCCGCGTCGGCCTCGACGTCCTGCGCCGCGGCCGGGACAACGGCGAACTCCGCGCCGACCTCGACCTGGAACTCGTCAACGACCTGTTCGTCGGCCCGATGCTGGTGCGCGCCATCATGCGCCCGGACGCCGACCTGCCCGAGGGGCTCTCCGAGCAGATAGTCGACACCGTCCTGGAGGGTCTACGGCCCGTCAGTTCACCTTCCGTCAGTTCGCCGACCCCGTAA
- a CDS encoding MFS transporter — protein sequence MTSPADPALTGSRIPEAVHRRRWAILGVLMLSLLIVVLDNSILNVAIKTISTPAPTGLGATQSELEWAINAYTLVFAGLLFSAGLLGDRLGRKRVLLGGLAVFGIGSALAASSGSPEQLIAFRALMGLGAAFVMPATLAVLMNVFERDEQPKAIGIWAGGVGLAIAIGPITGGVLLDHFWWGSVFLINVPIVLLALALMLWLVPDSRDPNPGRIDPVGVVLSVVGLVLLVYGIIKGGQLADFTDPKVLSTIGAGLAVLVAFVVFEKRSDHPSIDVTYFKNKVFSAAIGAIALVFFALMGVTFFSVFYTQSVRGYSPLQTGLLMLPLAAAQMIFAPRARLVVDRFGNKATTTAGLLVIAATLAAFAGFEADTPIWLLEVVFFLMGAGMAHIMTPVSVVIMQALPREKAGSASALSNTFRQVGGALGIAVLGSVLSTAYRNGIEDKLGLLPPGARHTAGESIEATLGVAEKLGPQGKALIAPAHDAFLHAMHTTALWGAGVAVVGAVVCAVFLPGRPPADEKDEQGRELVTAAE from the coding sequence ATGACTTCTCCTGCCGATCCCGCCCTCACCGGCTCCCGTATACCTGAGGCCGTGCACCGGCGCCGCTGGGCGATCCTCGGCGTGCTGATGCTGAGCCTGCTGATCGTGGTGCTCGACAACTCGATCCTGAACGTCGCGATCAAGACGATCTCGACCCCCGCCCCGACCGGCCTGGGCGCCACCCAGAGTGAGCTGGAATGGGCGATCAACGCCTACACCCTCGTCTTCGCGGGTCTGCTGTTCAGCGCCGGGCTCCTCGGTGACCGGCTCGGCCGCAAGCGGGTGCTGCTCGGCGGGCTCGCCGTGTTCGGCATCGGCTCCGCGCTCGCCGCCTCCTCCGGGTCGCCGGAGCAGCTCATCGCCTTCCGTGCGCTGATGGGGCTCGGCGCCGCCTTCGTGATGCCCGCCACCCTCGCCGTCCTCATGAACGTCTTCGAGCGCGACGAGCAGCCCAAGGCCATCGGCATCTGGGCCGGCGGCGTCGGCCTCGCGATCGCCATCGGGCCGATCACCGGCGGTGTGCTCCTCGACCACTTCTGGTGGGGTTCGGTCTTCCTCATCAACGTGCCGATCGTGCTGCTGGCCCTCGCGCTGATGCTGTGGCTGGTGCCGGACTCCCGCGACCCCAACCCGGGGCGCATCGACCCCGTGGGTGTCGTCCTGTCGGTCGTCGGACTGGTCCTGCTGGTCTACGGCATCATCAAGGGCGGCCAGCTCGCCGACTTCACGGACCCGAAGGTGCTGTCGACCATCGGCGCCGGTCTCGCCGTACTCGTCGCGTTCGTGGTGTTCGAGAAGCGCAGCGACCACCCCTCCATCGACGTCACCTACTTCAAGAACAAGGTCTTCTCGGCCGCGATCGGCGCCATCGCGCTGGTCTTCTTCGCGCTGATGGGCGTGACGTTCTTCTCCGTCTTCTACACCCAGAGCGTGCGCGGGTACTCGCCGCTCCAGACCGGTCTGCTGATGCTGCCGCTCGCCGCCGCGCAGATGATCTTCGCGCCGCGGGCCCGGCTGGTGGTCGACCGGTTCGGCAACAAGGCCACCACCACGGCCGGGCTGCTGGTCATCGCCGCGACCCTGGCCGCGTTCGCCGGGTTCGAGGCGGACACCCCGATCTGGCTCCTGGAGGTTGTGTTCTTCCTCATGGGTGCCGGCATGGCGCACATCATGACCCCGGTCAGCGTCGTCATCATGCAGGCGCTGCCGCGCGAGAAGGCCGGTTCCGCGTCCGCGCTGAGCAACACCTTCCGGCAGGTCGGCGGCGCCCTCGGCATCGCCGTCCTCGGCTCGGTCCTCTCCACGGCCTACCGCAACGGCATCGAGGACAAGCTCGGCCTGCTTCCGCCCGGCGCCCGCCACACCGCGGGCGAGTCCATCGAGGCCACCCTCGGCGTCGCCGAGAAGCTCGGCCCCCAGGGCAAGGCGCTCATCGCCCCGGCCCACGACGCCTTCCTGCACGCCATGCACACCACCGCACTGTGGGGCGCGGGCGTCGCGGTGGTCGGCGCGGTCGTGTGCGCCGTGTTCCTGCCGGGCCGGCCGCCGGCCGACGAGAAGGACGAGCAGGGGCGGGAGTTGGTGACGGCGGCGGAGTAG
- a CDS encoding ABC transporter permease, protein MSAATLTADSAAKSVDDVRIPLRGHLRHTGALIRRNLLWIRQDPESMADALLMPVIFTLLFVFVFGGSIGQALGGGQDQYVQYVIPGMIAMMSMTLSQGVGTGFSQDFNSGVMDRFRSLPIGRGSVLFAKISVELMRMLFATTVLMLVSVAVGFDITNWPGLFATVALATAFASSIMWVFLTLGVVMKSAQSVQAMGFLVLFPLQFGSSIFAPTTSMPGWLQTFTDYNPLSTLADAARGLMVGGPVAHDLWVTIGWSVAITAVMAPVAIHKFRTKS, encoded by the coding sequence ATGAGCGCCGCCACCCTTACCGCCGACAGCGCCGCCAAGTCCGTCGACGACGTCCGTATCCCGCTGCGCGGGCATCTGCGGCACACCGGCGCGCTGATCCGCCGCAACCTGCTGTGGATCCGCCAGGACCCCGAGTCGATGGCCGACGCGCTGCTGATGCCGGTCATCTTCACCCTGCTGTTCGTGTTCGTCTTCGGCGGCTCGATCGGGCAGGCGCTGGGCGGCGGCCAGGACCAGTACGTCCAGTACGTCATCCCCGGCATGATCGCGATGATGAGCATGACGCTCTCCCAGGGCGTCGGCACCGGGTTCAGCCAGGACTTCAACTCCGGTGTCATGGACCGGTTCCGGTCGCTGCCGATCGGGCGCGGCTCGGTGCTGTTCGCGAAGATCTCCGTCGAGCTGATGCGGATGCTGTTCGCGACGACCGTGCTGATGCTGGTCTCCGTCGCCGTCGGCTTCGACATCACCAACTGGCCGGGCCTGTTCGCGACCGTCGCGCTGGCCACCGCGTTCGCCTCGTCGATCATGTGGGTGTTCCTCACCCTGGGCGTGGTCATGAAGAGCGCGCAGTCCGTGCAGGCGATGGGCTTCCTGGTGCTGTTCCCGCTCCAGTTCGGTTCGTCGATCTTCGCGCCGACGACCTCGATGCCGGGCTGGCTCCAGACCTTCACCGACTACAACCCGCTGTCCACGCTGGCGGACGCCGCGCGCGGACTGATGGTGGGCGGTCCCGTCGCCCACGACCTGTGGGTGACGATCGGCTGGTCGGTGGCGATCACCGCGGTGATGGCACCGGTGGCGATCCACAAGTTCCGTACGAAGAGCTGA
- the panB gene encoding 3-methyl-2-oxobutanoate hydroxymethyltransferase, with protein MTQLSAAPTKPSDGSKALYGGKGTRRITVRDIALAKERGEKWPMLTAYDSSTAAVFDEAGIPVLLVGDSAGNTHLGYESTVPVTLDEMTMLSAAVVRGTSRALIVGDLPFGTYQEGPVQALRSATRMVKEAGVGAVKLEGGERSYDQIRLLVESGIPVMAHIGLTPQSVNAMGYRVQGRGEEAAAQLLRDAKAVQDAGAFAVVLELVPAELAAEVTRTLHIPTVGIGAGAETDAQVLVWTDMLGLTGGRVPKFVKQYADLRTVMGDAVKAFAEDVVGGTFPQEEHSVH; from the coding sequence ATGACGCAGCTTTCGGCTGCCCCGACGAAGCCCTCCGACGGCAGCAAAGCGCTGTACGGGGGGAAGGGCACCCGCCGCATCACCGTCCGCGACATCGCCCTCGCCAAGGAACGCGGCGAGAAGTGGCCCATGCTCACCGCCTACGACTCGTCCACGGCGGCCGTCTTCGACGAGGCCGGCATCCCGGTCCTGCTCGTCGGTGACTCCGCGGGCAACACCCACCTCGGCTACGAGTCGACCGTGCCGGTCACCCTCGACGAGATGACCATGCTCTCGGCCGCCGTCGTCCGCGGTACGTCCCGCGCGCTCATCGTCGGCGACCTGCCCTTCGGCACCTACCAGGAGGGCCCGGTGCAGGCGCTGCGCTCGGCGACCCGGATGGTCAAGGAGGCCGGGGTCGGGGCGGTCAAGCTGGAGGGCGGTGAGCGGTCGTACGACCAGATCCGGCTGCTCGTCGAGTCCGGCATCCCGGTGATGGCCCACATCGGCCTCACCCCGCAGTCCGTCAACGCCATGGGCTACCGCGTCCAGGGCCGCGGCGAGGAGGCGGCGGCGCAGCTGCTGCGCGACGCGAAGGCCGTGCAGGACGCCGGTGCCTTCGCGGTCGTCCTGGAGCTGGTCCCGGCGGAGCTCGCGGCCGAGGTCACGCGCACGCTGCACATCCCGACGGTCGGCATCGGCGCGGGTGCGGAGACGGACGCGCAGGTCCTGGTGTGGACCGACATGCTCGGCCTCACCGGCGGGCGGGTGCCGAAGTTCGTCAAGCAGTACGCCGACCTCCGCACGGTCATGGGCGACGCGGTGAAGGCGTTCGCGGAGGACGTGGTCGGCGGGACGTTCCCGCAGGAGGAGCACAGCGTCCACTAG
- a CDS encoding endonuclease/exonuclease/phosphatase family protein, whose product MAQQAYLEETDNGGSGPERRGSRFRRLLDRLTGPWRGDPRIWRRGLVLAALALVLALIMLMHSRIPNAIGNLGSLTETFLPWLGLLVPVLLVLAFVRKSATALIAVILPAVVWLNLFGGLLTDKAGAGGDLTVATHNVNADNPDPSETARDVAASGADVVALEELTSAAVPTYEKALAGTYEYHSVQGTVGLWSKYPLSGVGPVDIKLGWTRAMRATVTTPEGQVAFYVAHLPSVRVKMEAGFTARQRDKSADALGEAIAHEPLERVVLLGDLNGTMNDRALNAVTSQLRSTQGAAGSGFGFSWPASFPMARIDQILVKGVEPESSWTLPETGSDHLPVAARLKVDTSS is encoded by the coding sequence ATGGCGCAGCAGGCGTACTTGGAGGAGACGGACAACGGCGGCTCGGGGCCCGAGCGCCGGGGCTCCAGGTTCCGACGCCTGCTGGACAGACTGACCGGCCCCTGGCGCGGCGACCCGCGGATCTGGCGGCGCGGCCTCGTCCTCGCCGCCCTGGCCCTGGTCCTCGCGCTGATCATGCTGATGCACTCCCGCATCCCCAACGCCATCGGCAACCTCGGCAGCCTCACGGAGACCTTCCTGCCCTGGCTGGGCCTCCTCGTCCCGGTGCTGCTGGTCCTCGCCTTCGTACGGAAGTCGGCGACCGCCCTGATCGCGGTGATCCTCCCGGCGGTCGTCTGGCTCAACCTCTTCGGCGGGCTGCTCACCGACAAGGCCGGCGCCGGCGGCGACCTCACCGTGGCCACGCACAACGTGAACGCCGACAACCCCGACCCGTCCGAGACCGCCCGTGACGTGGCGGCCTCCGGCGCGGACGTCGTCGCCCTGGAGGAGCTGACCTCCGCGGCGGTGCCGACGTACGAGAAGGCGCTGGCGGGGACGTACGAGTACCACTCGGTGCAGGGCACCGTCGGGCTGTGGAGCAAGTACCCGCTGAGCGGGGTCGGGCCCGTCGACATCAAGCTGGGCTGGACCCGCGCCATGCGGGCCACGGTGACCACGCCCGAGGGGCAGGTCGCCTTCTACGTCGCCCACCTGCCCTCGGTCCGCGTGAAGATGGAGGCCGGTTTCACCGCCCGGCAGCGCGACAAGAGCGCCGACGCGCTGGGCGAGGCCATCGCCCACGAGCCGCTGGAGCGGGTCGTGCTGCTGGGCGACCTCAACGGCACCATGAACGACCGCGCCCTCAACGCCGTCACCTCCCAGCTGCGCTCCACACAGGGCGCGGCCGGCAGCGGGTTCGGGTTCAGCTGGCCGGCCTCGTTCCCGATGGCGCGGATCGACCAGATCCTGGTCAAGGGCGTCGAGCCGGAGAGCTCGTGGACGCTGCCGGAGACGGGCAGCGACCACCTCCCCGTAGCCGCCCGTCTGAAGGTGGACACGTCGTCGTAA
- a CDS encoding ATP-binding cassette domain-containing protein: protein MTRIDNNRSGADIAVSVRGLVKHYGETKALDGVDLDVREGTVMGVLGPNGAGKTTLVRILSTLLSPDSGLATVAGYDVVRQPRQLRRVIGLTGQYASVDEKLPGWENLYMIGRLLDLPRKEARRRADELLERFSLTEAAKRPASTYSGGMRRRLDLAASMIGHPAVLFLDEPTTGLDPRTRNEVWDEVKRMVGDGVTVLLTTQYMEEAEQLASELTVVDRGKVIAGGGIEELKAKVGGRTLRVRPADPLQLRPLAGHLDGLGITGLATTTVDPESGSLLVPILSDEQLTAVVGAVTARGITVSSITTELPSLDEVFLSLTGHRASVPQDTVPTETREEVAV, encoded by the coding sequence ATGACGCGAATCGACAACAACCGCAGCGGCGCCGACATCGCCGTGTCCGTGCGGGGACTGGTCAAGCACTACGGCGAGACCAAGGCGCTGGACGGCGTCGACCTGGACGTGCGCGAGGGCACCGTGATGGGTGTGCTCGGGCCGAACGGCGCCGGCAAGACCACCCTCGTACGGATCCTGTCCACCCTTCTCTCCCCCGACTCCGGCCTCGCGACGGTCGCCGGGTACGACGTCGTCCGGCAGCCGCGGCAGCTGCGCCGGGTGATCGGGCTCACCGGGCAGTACGCCTCCGTCGACGAGAAGCTCCCCGGCTGGGAGAACCTCTACATGATCGGCCGGCTGCTGGACCTGCCCCGCAAGGAGGCCCGCCGCCGCGCCGACGAGCTGCTGGAGCGGTTCTCGCTCACCGAGGCCGCCAAGCGCCCGGCGAGCACCTACTCCGGCGGTATGCGCCGCCGCCTCGACCTGGCCGCCTCCATGATCGGGCACCCGGCGGTGCTCTTCCTGGACGAGCCGACCACCGGCCTCGACCCGCGCACCCGCAACGAGGTGTGGGACGAGGTCAAGCGGATGGTCGGCGACGGGGTCACCGTCCTGCTCACCACCCAGTACATGGAGGAGGCCGAGCAGCTCGCCTCCGAGCTGACCGTCGTGGACCGCGGCAAGGTCATCGCGGGCGGCGGCATCGAGGAGCTGAAGGCGAAGGTCGGCGGCCGGACCCTGCGGGTGCGCCCCGCCGATCCGTTGCAGCTGCGCCCGCTCGCCGGACACCTCGACGGCCTCGGCATCACCGGCCTGGCCACCACCACCGTCGACCCGGAGTCCGGCTCCCTGCTGGTGCCGATCCTCAGCGACGAACAGCTCACCGCCGTGGTCGGCGCGGTCACCGCGCGCGGCATCACGGTCTCCAGCATCACCACCGAACTGCCCAGCCTGGACGAGGTGTTCCTGTCCCTCACCGGCCACCGCGCCAGTGTCCCGCAGGACACCGTGCCCACCGAGACCCGCGAGGAGGTCGCCGTATGA